The genomic segment CAGCGACTTCGTCGCCAGCCCCGACTACGCAGTGCTGACCAACGCCGCAGCAACCTTCAAAGGCCTGATCGGCGCCGGCGCAGTCATCCGCCGCGGCGCAGGAGAAAAAACCAAAGAGTCAGCCATCATCGACTTCCACCAAGCCATGGCCTGGCTGCGCGACGAAGCAGAACGCGGCGTCAGCAAGCAGCGCTATAAAGGTCTGGGAGAAATGAACCCGTCGCAATTGTGGGAAACCACGATGGACCCGACAGTGCGCCGCTTGTTGAAGGTGCAGATTGAGGATGCGATTGCTGCGGATCAGATTTTCATGACCTTGATGGGGGATGATGTTGAACCGCGGAGAGCGTTTATTGAGTTGAATGCGCTGCAGGCTGGGAATATTGACGTCTGATTAGCCATGCTGTTCTATCTCTGGGTCACCCGCAATGCGTTGCACAGAAATATATGCCGGTTAATATCAAGATGGAATGCAGGGGGCGGAAGCTCGAATCTTCTCGCTCCGACCAATCGAATCAATGACTTAGGCCAGTCTTCGGATTGGCCTTTTTCATTTTTGGAATTTACCCTCCAACAAAATTTTTTGGGATGCTCTGGCGTTTTTTCTTGCGCATATTCGCTTTCGCCTCGGACATACCCACATAAGCGGGCTAGTCGTTATTTCAATGCCATATGTTTTATGTTTTTTGTTGCCCATAGAGTAATATATTCCTCACCATAAAATGGTAGTAATGCAGAGCTTGCCAGTCGTATTCAAGCCCTTTACCGCCTCGCTTTATCCACCCTATTTGTCTCAAACAACAATCCATGACTCAAACCACCAACAACCTGGCCTCAGATTCTTGGGCAATCGCTGACCTTCTGCGTGGTGACTTCAAGCAAAGCCAATATGGCCGTATCATTCTGCCGTTTTGCCTGTTACGCCGTCTGGAATGTGTGCTGGAACCGACCAAAGAGGCGGTACTCGCCGAGCAACAAAAAATACAGGCGATGAATCTGCCGGAAGAAGCGCAAGAGAAAATGATCTTGCGCGCTACGGGTGGATTGTCGTTTTTCAATACGTCCAAGATGGATTTGTCGAAGTTGGGTGAAGCGGGCATCAAGGCCAACCTAGAAAGTTATATCCAAAGCTTTTCCAAAGACGCCCGTCAGATATTTGAATACTTTAACTTCGCCGAATTCATCGGCCAGTTGAACGACGCCAATTTGCTCTATAAGGTCGTGCAAAAAGTGCGCACCATTGATCTCGGCCCTAAGGCAGTATCGAACCACGATATGGGTTTGGTGTTTGAAGAGCTCATCCGCCGCTTTGCTGAAGGCTCGAACGAGACTGCCGGCGAACACTTCACCCCACGCGACATCGTGCGCCTGACCACCTCACTGGTGTTCATGGAAGATGATGATGCGCTGTCCAGGCCTGGCATTATTCGCACCATTTACGACCCGACGGCCGGTACCGGTGGCTTCTTGTCGTCTGGCATGGAATACGTGCATGAACTTAACCCAAAAGCTGTCATGCGTGCCTATGGACAAGAACTGAATCCAGAAAGCTATGCTATCTGCAAGGCAGACATGCTCATCAAAGGGCAAGATGTCAGCAACATCAAGCTGGGTAATACACTCACGAATGACCAGTTGTTTGCCGACAAGTTTGATTACATGCTGTCGAATCCGCCGTTTGGCGTCGATTGGAAAAAGATCGAGCAAGAAATCAATGATGAACATAACCACAAAGGTTTTGACGGCCGCTTTGGCGCAGGTTTGCCACGGGTTTCGGACGGCTCGCTGCTGTTTCTGCTGCATCTGATCAGCAAGTTGCGTGATTCAGCCGATGGCGGAGCACGCATCGGTATTATCCTCAATGGCTCGCCCTTGTTCACTGGCGGCGCCGGTTCGGGCGAGTCAGAAATCCGCCGCTATATTCTGGAAGCCGATTTACTCGAAGCCATCGTCGCGCTGCCTACCGATATGTTCTACAACACTGGCATCTCCACCTATGTCTGGGTGCTATCGAATAAAAAAACCAAGGCACGCAAAGGGCTGGTGCAATTGATCAATGGCGTGAACCTGTGCGGCAAGATGCGCAAATCTCTGGGCAGCAAGCGCAATGTCATGGATGACAGCGACATCGCCACCATCACCAAATGCTTCGGTGATTTTGAAGTGGTCGATGCGCGTGAACTGGATAAACCTGCCGAACAAAAGAGCAATCGCGGCCGCCAATCTGCCAATCCCAAAACTGAAGCAGCCAAAACCTTTGCTGCCAAAATCTTTAAAACCCACGAGTTTGGCTATCGCCGTATCACCATAGAACGCCCGCTGCGCATGTCTTACCAATTCAGCGATGAACGTATTGCTAGTTTGCGTTTTGAATCGGGCGCGCTCAACGCGGTGATGCAATGGACGTATGCAGAATACGGCGCGGTATGGATAGATGCAGAACTCTCCGCAAACTATGGCGACCTCAGCAACCACCAAGACGCCATACGCCGTTACATCAAACTGCACTTTGCCGATCTCAAAGAGAAGCAAATCAAAGACCTTCTGGATCGCCATACATGGTGCGATCAATTGGCCATCATGCTCAAAGCATACAGATTGCAAGTGACCATCGGCAGCGCTCAGTTTGATGACATGAATGCCTTTGACGATGTACTCGCCAAGGCCGCAAAAAAACAAGGTATCAGCCTGGACGCCAAAGAGAAAAAAATCATCGAAGCGGCCGTTAGTTGGAAGAACCCTGACGCGCAAAAAGTCATCAAGAAAATCCACAAAAGCAAAACTGACCCGATTTACGGTTTGTTTGCCGGCGAAGGCGATAACGTTGGCAAAACCGTCGAATACAAAGCCGACGGCGATCTACGCGATGCAGAAAACGTCGCGCTCGATCCGAGTAAAAATGTCAACGAAATCAACGAAGCCTATTTCAAAAAAGAAGTACAACCGCATGTACCAGACGCCTGGATCGATGCCAGCAAGAAAGACAGCAAAGACCAGCAAATCGGCATCGTCGGTTATGAGATTCCGTTCAATCGCCATTTTTACCAATACCAGCCGCCGCGTGATCTGGCTGAAATTGATGCCGATCTCGATGCGGTCAGTGCCGAAATCATGAAGCTGCTGCAAGAGGTGCATTCATGACGAAAGTAAGCAAGATCCAGGAAAGTACGGGACATCAAGAGTTTGCTGAAGTTGTGCAACTCATTGATGCGGCACGCCAGCATGCTTATCAGGCCGTCAACACTGCCCTAATCGAACTATATTGGCAAATAGGCGCGTATATCAGTCGTAAATTGCAAGCTGCAGAATGGGGTGATGGCGTTGTTGATGCGCTGGCTAATCATCTTGCTGCCACGCAACCAAATTTAACGGGATTCACCCGTCGCAATCTATTCCGTATGCGCCAGTTTTATGACGCCTATCAACATGATCAAATTGTGTCAGCACTGCTGACACAATTGCCTTGGACGCACAATCTCACCATCCTCAGCCGCAGTAAGCATCCTGAGGAGCGCGAGTTTTATATCAAGATGGCAATTAAGGAGAAATGGTCTAGCCGTGAACTTGAGCGTCAGTTTAAGGCGGCATTGTTTGAACGGATGGTACTTAATCCGGCAAAAGTGTCAGCAGTGCTGACACAAACGCATCCTGAAGCACTGAGTGTATTTAAAGACAGTTATGTTATCGATTTTTTAAACTTACAAGAACATCATAGCGAAGCCGATTTGCATCATAGCCTGTTGGCCAAATTGAAGCATTTTTTGTTAGAACTCGGTCGTGACTTTTGTTTTGTGGGCAGTGAATTCCCAATTCAGGTCGGCACACAAGATTTTGCGCTAGATCTGCTGTTCTTTCATCGCGGCTTAAATGCCTTGGTAGCGATTGAGCTGAAAGTAGACCGCTTCGAGCCGGAGCACTTAGGCAAACTCAATTTTTACCTGGAAGCGTTGGATCGTGATCACCGCAAATCGCATGAAAATCCTGCCATCGGCGTGCTGCTGTGCGCCAGTAAAGATGATGAAGTGGTGGAGTACGCACTTAGTCGTAGCCTGTCACCAGCCATGATCGCCGAATACCAAACCCAATTGCCCGATAAAAAACTGCTGCAAGCGAAATTGCATGAATTTTATCTGTTGAATATTGCACAGGGGGAGGCACTATGAGTCGATATAAGGAGTATTCAGAATATGTAAATTCAGGGATTGATGGACTGGGTTTAATACCAAAGGGCTGGCAAGTAATGCAGATGAAGCGCAGCGTAGAAGGATGCACAAATGGAATCTGGGGCGGCGAGCCAACGAATGACGGAAGCGATACGATAGTAATCCGAGTTGCTGATTTTGATCGTCCAAGGTTGTCAGTAAATGAGGACGGGTACACATATCGCAAAATCGAAGAAAAAGAAAAAACAACACGAAGATTAAAACGTGGAGATCTATTACTAGAGAAATCTGGTGGTGGAGAAAAAACGCTCGTTGGTCAGGTAGTTTTGTTCGATAAAGATTTTGAGGCTGTTACGTCTAACTTTGTTGCCAAAATGACGCCGAATATCGGTTTTGACAGTCGATATTTGAATTATGTTTTTAGTCGGTTTTACGATGAAAATATTAATTATTGTTCTATTAAACAAAATACCGGAATCCAGAATTTAGATTCTGCTTCATATTTATCAGAGAAATTTGGCTTTCCGAGCTTGCAAGTTCAGATGCAAATCGCCAACTTCCTCGACCACGAAACCGCTAAGATCGATACCCTGATAGAGAAGCAGCAAGGGCTGATCAAGCTGCTCAAAGAAAAGCGGCAGGCAGTGATTAGTCATGCCGTCACCAAAGGCCTCAACCCCAACGCTACCATGCGCAACTCGGGTGTGGAGTGGTTAGGCGAAGTGCCGACGCATTGGAATCAAATAAAAATGAAACATATTTTGATTGCGATCATTGATGCCGAGCATAAAACTGCTGAATATTTTGACGACGGTACTTATCTAGTTTGCCGAACTACAAATGTTCGCGATGGCATCTTAAAACTCGACGGCGGGAAATATACTAATCAAGAAACATATCTGGAATGGATCAAGCGCGGAGTACCTGAATCGGGCGATATTTTATTCACTAGAGAGGCACCAGCTGGCGAAGCGTGCATAGTCCCAGAAGAGCCGATTCTGTGTCTTGGTCAGCGTATGGTTTTGTTTAAATTGAATAAATCAAGAATGAATCCACAATTTGTTTTATATTCAATTTACTCTGGATTGGCAGATGATTTCATTAAACAACTATCGCAAGGGAGTACTGTAAGTCATATGAACATGGCAGACATCATCAACATTCCTTTGTTTGAAACAGGGTTGGACGAACAAGATCAAATCGTAAAACATTTGGATCGAGTTCTTGCTAGATATGATGAGGTGCAAAAAAATGCGGAACGCACTATTGAGTTAATTCAAGAGCGCCGCACAGCCCTAATTTCTGCTGCCGTCACCGGAAAAATCGATGTACGTGATTGGCAAGAGCCACGGCAACTTGCGCCTGAACTAGAAGACGCGGCTGCGTAAAATACGATCACCCGGATAAGCCAAGAAAAACAAAGTCTATGAGCAAAGCAAACGAACTCACTTTCCAGAACGACATGATCAGCCAGCTGCTGGCCAATGGCTGGCTGCTCGGCAAAGCCGAACACTACAACCGTGAGTTGGCCTTGTATCCGGAAGATGTGCTCGGTTTTGTCAAAGACACGCAAGATGAGCAATGGCAAAAATTTTGTGCGCTTTATCCAAATAACCCCGAACAAAAATTTCTGGAGCGGGTGGCTACGCAACTCAATAAAGCCGACCCGAATGCAGCGAATAAGGAGATGCGCACCTTTGGCACGCTGGGTGTATTGCGCCACGAATTGCGGGATCGCGGTACGCGCTTTTCCCTTTGTCAGTTTGCGCCTGAACATGATTTGAATCCGGACACCTTGGCGCGCTATCAGCAAAACCGCCTGCGGGTGGTGCCTGAGCTGGTGTATAGCCCGTGGGCGACAGCAGCGCAATTGGCTGAGACGGGTAGCAAAGCCAAGGCATGGCGCATTGATCTGGTCTTGTTCGTCAATGGCATACCGGTTGCTACGCTGGAGCTTAAATCAGAATTCAAGCAAGCTGTACATAGTGCAATGACGCAGTATCGTACTACACGCTTGCCGATCGACCCAATCGCCAAAAAGCCAGAACCTTTACTGAGCTTTAAGCGCGGCGCGCTGGTGCATTTTGCCGTAAGCCAGTATGAGGTATATATGGCGACGCGGTTGGAGGGTGATAACACTTATTTCTTGCCGTTTAATAAGGGCACGGCTGAGGGCGGCGCTGGCAATGATGTACCGGAGGTACTGACGCAATACGCGACGGACTATCTGTGGAATGAAGTCTTATTGCCGAAAAACTTGCTGACGATTCTGGCACGGTATGTGCATTTGCAGATAGAAGAAAAAGAGAATTGGGAAGGCCTCAAATATAAGAAGGAAAGCCTGATTTTCCCGCGTTATCACCAGTGGGATGTGGTGAATAAGCTGCTGGCGGCGGCGCGGGCTGAAGGACCTGGGCAGAAGTATCTGATACAGCACAGTGCAGGATCGGGTAAGTCGAATTCCATCGCCTGGGCCGCACATCAACTGTCGTCCTTGTATGACGGCAACGGGAATAAACAGTTTCATTCCGTGATTGTGGTTACTGACCGCACTGTGCTAGATGCGCAGTTGCAAGACACCATTGCCCAGTTTGAGCACACCGATGGCGTGGTCGGGCGCATTAATAATCAGGAAGGTGATGGTTCTAAATCAGAAAAACTCGCCAAGGCTTTAGAAAACTCGCAGCCGATTATTATCGTCACGATACAGACCTTTCCCTTTGTGTTGAAGGCGATAGAAAACAGCGTCAGCCTGAAAGAACGTAACTACGTTGTAATTGCCGACGAGGCGCATTCTTCACAAACTGGCTCTACCGCAAGACAGCTTAAAGAAGTGTTGATGGTGGAAGCCACTGGCGATGATGAAGCCGAATTGACCACCGACGATATTCTGGATGCCGCAGTGGCTTCGCGCCGTGCTTCGAAAAATCTGAGTTATCTGGCGTTCACCGCCACGCCCAAGACCAAGACTTTAGAGCTATTCGGTCGCTTGCCGCGCCCGCAGGAAGCACCGTCCAAAACCAACAAGCCCGAAGCCTTCCATGTGTACAGCATGCGCCAGGCGATTGAGGAAGGTTTTATTCTGGATGTGCTGAAGAACTACACCAATTACAAAGTCGCCTATAACCTGGCGATGAAGATGAAGGATGCCGATCAAGAGGTCGAGAGTAAGCGTGCCAAGGTCAAGCTGAATCAATGGGTACGCCTGCACGATTACAACATCAGCCAAAAAGTGCAAGTCATCGTCGAGCATTTTAAAACCCATGTGATGGGTTTGCTTAATGGTCAAGCCAAGGCGATGGTGGTGACCAGCTCACGCAAAGAGGCAGTACGTTATAAGCTGGCTTTCGACAACTACATCAAAACGCAGGGCTATCAAAAGATCCATGCGATGGTGGCGTTCTCGAGCGAGGTGGAATTTACCGATAAAGATCCAAATTCAGAAGCGGTACTGGGTAATAAATACACTGAAATGAATATGAACCCACGGTTAAAAGGGCGCGACATGCGCAAAGCCTTTGACACCGATGATTATCAAGTGATGATTGTGGCGAATAAATTTCAGACTGGCTTTGATCAACCCAAACTATGCGCCATGTACGTCGATAAAAAGCTGGCCGGGGTGGAATGTGTGCAAACCCTGTCACGCCTGAATCGTATTTACCCGAGCAAGAAGGAGACCGGCACTTTCATACTGGATTTCTTTAACGAGCCAGAAGACATCCTTGCCGCCTTCCAGCCATACTTCCAGACGGCGGAGCTGGCCGATGTGTCTGATTCGGATTTGATTTTTGATCTGAACGACAAGCTACGTGCTTCCGGCATCTTTACCTGGACAGAGGTGGAGCAGTTTTGCGATGCCTTCTTCGTCAAGAGCAAAAGCAATGCAGCGATCGCGAATATCTGCAAACCCGCCGTCGAACGATGGCAGAAGCGTTATAAATCGGCAGTAGAGGCCTACAAATACGCTCGCGACATGTTTGAACGCACCAAGAAAACTGCCGATGCAGTTTTGATTGCCAACGCTGAGAACAGTTTAAAAGAGTGCAAGAAAGAAAAGGACGCACTAGAAATTTTTAAAAAGGATCTAGCTACCTTCGTGCGCTTTTATGAATTCATGTCGCAGATTGTCGATTACGACGACAAAGACCTGGAAAAGTTAAGCCTCTACGCCCGCAATCTACGCCCCATGTTGCGAGAAACCATCATGGATGAAGATGAGATTGATCTCAGCAGTATCGTGTTAAGTCACTACCGCATATCGAAAATTCGCCAGCAGCATTTGATCATGCAAGAGT from the Collimonas arenae genome contains:
- a CDS encoding type I restriction endonuclease subunit R, which codes for MSKANELTFQNDMISQLLANGWLLGKAEHYNRELALYPEDVLGFVKDTQDEQWQKFCALYPNNPEQKFLERVATQLNKADPNAANKEMRTFGTLGVLRHELRDRGTRFSLCQFAPEHDLNPDTLARYQQNRLRVVPELVYSPWATAAQLAETGSKAKAWRIDLVLFVNGIPVATLELKSEFKQAVHSAMTQYRTTRLPIDPIAKKPEPLLSFKRGALVHFAVSQYEVYMATRLEGDNTYFLPFNKGTAEGGAGNDVPEVLTQYATDYLWNEVLLPKNLLTILARYVHLQIEEKENWEGLKYKKESLIFPRYHQWDVVNKLLAAARAEGPGQKYLIQHSAGSGKSNSIAWAAHQLSSLYDGNGNKQFHSVIVVTDRTVLDAQLQDTIAQFEHTDGVVGRINNQEGDGSKSEKLAKALENSQPIIIVTIQTFPFVLKAIENSVSLKERNYVVIADEAHSSQTGSTARQLKEVLMVEATGDDEAELTTDDILDAAVASRRASKNLSYLAFTATPKTKTLELFGRLPRPQEAPSKTNKPEAFHVYSMRQAIEEGFILDVLKNYTNYKVAYNLAMKMKDADQEVESKRAKVKLNQWVRLHDYNISQKVQVIVEHFKTHVMGLLNGQAKAMVVTSSRKEAVRYKLAFDNYIKTQGYQKIHAMVAFSSEVEFTDKDPNSEAVLGNKYTEMNMNPRLKGRDMRKAFDTDDYQVMIVANKFQTGFDQPKLCAMYVDKKLAGVECVQTLSRLNRIYPSKKETGTFILDFFNEPEDILAAFQPYFQTAELADVSDSDLIFDLNDKLRASGIFTWTEVEQFCDAFFVKSKSNAAIANICKPAVERWQKRYKSAVEAYKYARDMFERTKKTADAVLIANAENSLKECKKEKDALEIFKKDLATFVRFYEFMSQIVDYDDKDLEKLSLYARNLRPMLRETIMDEDEIDLSSIVLSHYRISKIRQQHLIMQESDEYKLEPGDAVGTAKAKDKQVEFLSQIVYRLNELFITDQLTEADMVNYATTISDKVRENELVMRQLLSNSPEQAMLGDFPKAVDDAVMDSSAAHQNQMMQLLSDPSKAKMFSKVIFDILTQGSER
- a CDS encoding type I restriction-modification system subunit M, whose protein sequence is MTQTTNNLASDSWAIADLLRGDFKQSQYGRIILPFCLLRRLECVLEPTKEAVLAEQQKIQAMNLPEEAQEKMILRATGGLSFFNTSKMDLSKLGEAGIKANLESYIQSFSKDARQIFEYFNFAEFIGQLNDANLLYKVVQKVRTIDLGPKAVSNHDMGLVFEELIRRFAEGSNETAGEHFTPRDIVRLTTSLVFMEDDDALSRPGIIRTIYDPTAGTGGFLSSGMEYVHELNPKAVMRAYGQELNPESYAICKADMLIKGQDVSNIKLGNTLTNDQLFADKFDYMLSNPPFGVDWKKIEQEINDEHNHKGFDGRFGAGLPRVSDGSLLFLLHLISKLRDSADGGARIGIILNGSPLFTGGAGSGESEIRRYILEADLLEAIVALPTDMFYNTGISTYVWVLSNKKTKARKGLVQLINGVNLCGKMRKSLGSKRNVMDDSDIATITKCFGDFEVVDARELDKPAEQKSNRGRQSANPKTEAAKTFAAKIFKTHEFGYRRITIERPLRMSYQFSDERIASLRFESGALNAVMQWTYAEYGAVWIDAELSANYGDLSNHQDAIRRYIKLHFADLKEKQIKDLLDRHTWCDQLAIMLKAYRLQVTIGSAQFDDMNAFDDVLAKAAKKQGISLDAKEKKIIEAAVSWKNPDAQKVIKKIHKSKTDPIYGLFAGEGDNVGKTVEYKADGDLRDAENVALDPSKNVNEINEAYFKKEVQPHVPDAWIDASKKDSKDQQIGIVGYEIPFNRHFYQYQPPRDLAEIDADLDAVSAEIMKLLQEVHS
- a CDS encoding restriction endonuclease subunit S: MSRYKEYSEYVNSGIDGLGLIPKGWQVMQMKRSVEGCTNGIWGGEPTNDGSDTIVIRVADFDRPRLSVNEDGYTYRKIEEKEKTTRRLKRGDLLLEKSGGGEKTLVGQVVLFDKDFEAVTSNFVAKMTPNIGFDSRYLNYVFSRFYDENINYCSIKQNTGIQNLDSASYLSEKFGFPSLQVQMQIANFLDHETAKIDTLIEKQQGLIKLLKEKRQAVISHAVTKGLNPNATMRNSGVEWLGEVPTHWNQIKMKHILIAIIDAEHKTAEYFDDGTYLVCRTTNVRDGILKLDGGKYTNQETYLEWIKRGVPESGDILFTREAPAGEACIVPEEPILCLGQRMVLFKLNKSRMNPQFVLYSIYSGLADDFIKQLSQGSTVSHMNMADIINIPLFETGLDEQDQIVKHLDRVLARYDEVQKNAERTIELIQERRTALISAAVTGKIDVRDWQEPRQLAPELEDAAA
- a CDS encoding PDDEXK nuclease domain-containing protein: MTKVSKIQESTGHQEFAEVVQLIDAARQHAYQAVNTALIELYWQIGAYISRKLQAAEWGDGVVDALANHLAATQPNLTGFTRRNLFRMRQFYDAYQHDQIVSALLTQLPWTHNLTILSRSKHPEEREFYIKMAIKEKWSSRELERQFKAALFERMVLNPAKVSAVLTQTHPEALSVFKDSYVIDFLNLQEHHSEADLHHSLLAKLKHFLLELGRDFCFVGSEFPIQVGTQDFALDLLFFHRGLNALVAIELKVDRFEPEHLGKLNFYLEALDRDHRKSHENPAIGVLLCASKDDEVVEYALSRSLSPAMIAEYQTQLPDKKLLQAKLHEFYLLNIAQGEAL